A single window of Halobacillus naozhouensis DNA harbors:
- a CDS encoding LacI family DNA-binding transcriptional regulator yields the protein MKVTMKQIAKEANVSTATVSHVINGTKHITEEKYKKIMEIINKYNYMPNSTAKNLRQKKTKTAGLIVSSFPDTFITEMVYGVEERAREMGYNLLLINTNEDRNYEEETMNLLYSRMVDGVILSPTSNDIEYLNKFTNEEFPVVLVNRYNDTAKNIPKVTGDNFQTGYDATIHLLRHGHKKIGMIYGVSNVSTTDDRIRGYKEALNQHNIPFNENYMELGHATVLGGAAAVKSLLKRHSDITALFIQNDLMTIGAISQIKESLLNIPEDIALIGFGDFASAPIIDPPVTNIMLPPDIIGRTAFDALLSKINNSDYKKHIELPPSLITRKSCGCK from the coding sequence ATGAAAGTAACTATGAAACAAATAGCCAAAGAGGCAAACGTATCAACCGCAACTGTTTCCCACGTAATCAATGGAACGAAGCATATTACTGAGGAAAAATACAAAAAAATTATGGAAATCATTAATAAATATAACTATATGCCTAACTCTACAGCTAAGAATCTGAGACAAAAAAAGACCAAAACAGCTGGACTGATCGTTTCCAGTTTTCCTGACACCTTTATAACTGAAATGGTGTACGGAGTAGAGGAAAGAGCAAGAGAGATGGGGTACAACCTTCTCCTCATCAATACAAATGAGGATAGAAACTACGAAGAAGAAACCATGAACCTTCTTTATTCGAGAATGGTAGATGGAGTTATCCTATCTCCTACTTCTAATGACATCGAATACTTGAACAAGTTCACTAATGAAGAGTTTCCAGTCGTTTTAGTTAATCGCTATAATGATACAGCCAAAAATATCCCCAAAGTAACTGGAGATAACTTCCAAACCGGCTATGATGCGACCATACACCTATTAAGACATGGTCATAAGAAAATTGGTATGATATACGGAGTCTCCAATGTCTCAACTACGGACGATAGAATAAGAGGATATAAGGAAGCTTTAAATCAACATAACATCCCTTTTAATGAGAACTACATGGAGCTTGGTCATGCAACCGTTCTAGGAGGTGCTGCTGCAGTAAAGTCCTTACTAAAAAGACATAGTGATATTACTGCTCTATTCATACAGAACGATCTAATGACAATAGGAGCAATCTCGCAGATAAAAGAATCTTTATTAAATATTCCAGAAGACATTGCATTAATAGGCTTTGGCGACTTTGCTTCCGCACCTATTATTGATCCTCCTGTAACAAATATAATGTTACCACCGGATATCATAGGGAGAACGGCCTTTGATGCACTATTAAGTAAAATAAACAATTCAGATTATAAAAAACACATTGAATTACCTCCCTCCCTAATAACAAGAAAGTCATGTGGGTGTAAATAA
- a CDS encoding transketolase, translating into MTNSVSISQEKVELIKEKAKMSRLETIRLISLAKSGHYGSSFSSSEIFSTLYYHILNYDPQNPDWKSRDRFVMGKGHSAVGVYPILADVGFFPKEELDTYTQVGSAFGDHPDMNKIKGIDFSSGSIGHGLSVGVGMSLGARVDNEKYRSYILMGDGELQEGQVWEAAMSAGNFKLGNLVAIVDNNKVTVDGNTEELMNINPIREKWESFGWNVIDVDGHNVESLIETFENLPSVDSDKPTAILCDTVAGKGVSFMENGYEWHVANLGEDDIKRAIEEIEGGN; encoded by the coding sequence ATGACAAACAGCGTTTCTATTTCACAGGAAAAAGTAGAATTAATAAAAGAAAAAGCTAAAATGTCTAGATTAGAAACTATTAGGTTGATTTCGTTAGCAAAAAGTGGTCATTATGGATCTTCATTTTCAAGTTCAGAAATTTTCTCGACGCTGTACTATCACATTTTAAATTATGATCCCCAAAATCCTGACTGGAAAAGCCGAGATCGGTTTGTAATGGGAAAAGGGCACTCTGCTGTAGGTGTTTACCCTATTTTAGCTGATGTAGGTTTTTTCCCTAAAGAGGAATTAGATACTTATACTCAGGTAGGCAGTGCGTTTGGAGACCATCCGGATATGAACAAAATTAAAGGCATTGATTTTAGCTCTGGCTCTATTGGACATGGATTATCCGTAGGAGTTGGGATGTCACTTGGAGCACGAGTGGATAACGAAAAATATCGATCTTATATATTAATGGGAGATGGAGAGCTTCAAGAAGGACAAGTTTGGGAAGCTGCTATGAGTGCAGGCAATTTCAAATTAGGTAATCTTGTCGCCATTGTTGACAATAACAAGGTAACAGTGGATGGAAATACGGAAGAGCTAATGAATATAAATCCAATCAGAGAAAAATGGGAAAGTTTTGGTTGGAACGTAATAGATGTAGATGGACATAACGTAGAGAGCTTAATAGAAACCTTTGAGAATCTTCCATCAGTGGATTCTGATAAACCAACTGCAATTCTTTGCGACACGGTAGCGGGTAAGGGTGTCTCATTTATGGAGAATGGTTATGAGTGGCATGTTGCCAATTTAGGAGAAGACGATATTAAACGAGCTATAGAAGAAATTGAAGGAGGTAACTAA